One Bacillota bacterium genomic window, AAAGACCTTCCGAATCTCAGCTTCTCCCATCATCCAAAGATCCAGGTTCACCGAGGGTCGGCCTACGATTGCGGTGTGATACATGGGATCGATGAAATCGGGGCCAATCTTAAAGGGCTGGACCACCAGTCCTCTTTCTTTCAGGGCAACAAGCAAAGCACGGGTAACGGTGGTCTTCCCCGCACCACTGTGGGTAGCGGAGATGATTACGGTGGGTGTCTGATTTTGCTCTTGCATGTTCTTCATCCCCAACAGCTTATTGGTTGCCCGCCGGGATACCGGGCCATGGAAACCCAGTTCTTGTTTTGCGGGCGGGATACACCGTCTATGTTTTGATATACCCGGCAGGCTTGATACTCCGGGTACATTGTAGAGTCCGCAAAGCGGTGTGTCAACCTGACAAGGCTCTATGGTGAAGGAGTGGCTTCTTTTTCACCGAACTGTAGAAGCAGAAATATAAGCTATGGCAGGGAAGGAGAAGTACATATGGTTTTGGAAGAGCTACAGGCGCGCCAGCTGCCTCCGGTGCTTTTGCCTGGGACTACGGCGGAGAATTGGTCTGCACGGCGTGAGGAGCTGGTGAACCTATTTAGGGAACATGTCTACGGGTTTGCGCCACCACCTCCCCAAAGGGTGCAGGGTGTGGTTGTCCAGGTTGAAAGGAGAGCTTGGGCGGGAAAGGCAGAGCACAGGGAGATCTCCTTGCAGTTTGAAACCCCCAAGGGACTCTTTTCCTTCCCGGTGCATCTGGTTTTGCCCTATTCCGCTGAAAGACTGCCCCTGGGAGTGTACATTGCCTTCGAGAGGTATCCCTGCGGCAAGTATGGTCCTATTGAGGAGATCGTGGATAGTGGTTATGCTATTGCCACTTTCTGTTACCAGGATGTGAGCAGAGACTGTGAGGATAACTTCACTTCAGGACTGGCGGCCATGTATCCTCGCAGTGATGTGCCCAATGAATGGGGGAAGATCTCCCTGTGGGCCTGGGCCGCCAGCCGAGTGCTGGATTATGCCCTAACCCTGGAGGAGGTGGATCCCTATCGGGTCTTCAGCGTGGGCCATTCCCGCTTGGGGAAGACTTCCCTGTGGGCGGCGGCTCAGGATGAGCGTTTTCGTGCCGCAGTGGTGAACAACTCCGGCTGTAGTGGTGCGGCGATTACCCGGGGGAAGGTGGGTGAAAGGATCGCGGATATCGTTCGGGCTTTCCCCTATTGGTTCTGTCGGAACTATCATCAATACCGAGGGCGGGAAGAGGAATTGCCGGTGGATCAGCATCAGCTGGTGGCTGCTGTGGCTCCCCGACTTGTGTATATCTCCAGCGCCGAGGAGGATACCTGGGCGGATCCTAGAAGCGAATTTCTTGCTGCGGTGGCAGCCAGTGACGCTTACGAGCTTTTGGGTTTGCAAGGGCTTGTGTATCCAAACCGGTTCCCTGAGCCGGGGGATTTCTTCCACGAAGGCAGGATCGGGTATCATCTGCGATCGGGGACCCATTTTCTCAGTCGTGAGGACTGGCAGCAGTTTTTCAAATATCTGGACCGACATCTGGTCTGACAGACAAAGATCTTTGGCTCTGCGCGGAGGCGGCGCGCAAGAGTGCCTCCCAAGTGAAGGTCTTGCCTTGTATGGATTACATGCCCCAAACAGGGGAGGATTTTCTCCGCAGTCTGTGGGCCGATGAGGCTTTGCGTAATCACCTCAATCTTTTGAGGGTTGGTGATCGTCTGGTTATCATGGCCTGTGGAACCCATCGTATGGCTCAGAACCCTTAATTTGGAATTGACACCGTCCATGACCCTTACCCTTTCCAGAAGCAACGAGGCCCGACAGGATGTCACCCTGTTCGTAGCAAACAGTTGTCGGTTGGACAGTGGTTCCATATAGTGGCCACCTTTGATGGGCGGAGCATGGCGCTGTACGTGAACGGCGAACTGGATGGACAACCGGTGCAGGTTTCGGATCTGCAGACCGATGAGCATACCACAATAGGTTTCTCCAAACAGAAGGGTCAGTATTCTAACGGTGATATGGGTCGAATCCGGGTGCTGCAACGGGCCATGGCGGCTTCTGAGGTGCAGGTGGAGTACCAGTTGTTCCGCGCGACCTTTCCCTGAAGGGATTTTAATGGAGGCAGTCTTTTCCTTGCCCGAAGATGGGCCTTTCGGCTTGTGGAAGAGCTGGGAGTGCTGCCTCCTTTCCTAGACCTTAGCGGTTATTGTCCGTCGCCTATGGGCAGTCGAATCACAAAGGTGGCCCCCTGGAGGGGCTTGTTGTATGCCCAGATCATACCTCCGTGCAGTTCCACGAATTTCTTGGCGATGGTTAGACCCAACCCTGGGCTTGTGGAGCTGCGGGAACGATCCAGGGTTCCCTTGTGGAAGGGCTGGAAGATCCGTTGTTCGTCACCGGGGGGGATTCCCGGTCCCTCATCGGATACCGCAAGTTCCAAGTAAGGTCCTTCCCTCTTCCAGTCCACTACCACCGTGCCGCCGGGAGGTGAGTGGAGGATCGCGTTTTCCAAGAGATTGTACAATACCCTGCCGATCTTTTCTGGATCGAGGAAGAGCCTTGGCAGCTGCTCCATATCCTCCACGCTGATCGATACATCCCTTTCCTTCAACATTGGCTCCAATAGCACCGTATTCTGATCGACCAATTCCCCCAGGGAAACCTGGACCCGGTTCAACTGTGTACTTTCCATATCCAGCCGGGCTACCTCTAAAAGGGTGGAGGTCAGGGCGATTAGATGCAGGACTTGGGAGTACATCGCATCTATGTGTTTCGCCAGTTCCTCCGGGTCAGTAATCAGCTGATCCTTGATGGCTTGCAGCAGGCCTCGCAAAACCGTCAGAGGGGTGCGCAGATCGTGGGAGATACTGGCGAAGAACTCCCTTTGGCTTGCTTCAAAGCGATGTTGCTGGCTGATATCCGACAACAACACCACCGCGCCCTTGGCTACTTTATCCGGAGCCTGCAGGGGGGAGGCCGTGATCTGGAAAGTGCGGTTGTTCTGCAACTGTAACCTTTGCCGTTGGATGGTTCCCTTTTCAATGGTGGCCTCGATGATGGAGATGACCTCCTTGTCCCGGAGGGTCAAGAACAGCTCCGTGCTTCGACAGCGGTCAAGGGTTTGGGTGTGGTCCCACGGTAGACCCAGGGCGCTGGCGGCCTCGTGATTGTACAGGGCCTCTTCTTGCTGCAGATCAATGCTCAGCACCCCTTCGGACATGTGCGCAATGATTGATTCCGTTCGTTGCTTTTCTTCGGAGAGGCTGGAGAATAGCCGAGCCAGCTCCCGGGACATGTTATTCACACCCTGGGCCAACAGGCCTATTTCCCCCCTGTCCGGACAACTGATTTGGGCGCCCAGCTGACCTCGACCAATGGCCTGGACGGTGTTGCTGATGGCCACCAAGGGCTTAGTCAGCCGGCGGGACATGAACCAGGCCACCACCAGGACAATACACAAGACCGGGGGCAAGGCCAGTAAAGCCAGTTTGCGCACCGTTTGTTTTACCAGGGCGTCAATCTCTTGCATCGGTGTGAACAACAGCACATGGGATGCGGTCCCCCAGGGCAGTTCAATAGGTCCAGTGGGCTGTGCTACCACCATCATCGGAGAACGAAAGCCTTCGCCGAATTGACGCTGGACCTGGGTGGTGTTTTGGATGAGCCGCCGCCGACTTGTCTCCGACAGGGACTGATTGATCCTCTGTACTACCGAGGCGGTGAGCACCTTTCCCTGGGAGTTCACTACCCAGATCTCCGCACCGGAAACACCGTGGAGACTACGTAGCAATGCGGTACTGGCCCCTGCTCCTTCGGTGGCGAGGACCTCAGCGATCCGAGAACCCATATTGGCCAGCTGTTCCTGACGTTTCTGCAGGAAAATCTGGGCGAAGAACGTGGGGAACAGGGCCAGGATCAACAAAAGGGTGACGAGAACCACCACCAGATGGCTAACAAAGGTCTTACCAAAAATGGAATTCATTGCTCCACCTCGAATCTATAGCCAATTCCCCGGACGGTCTTGATGTAGTCGCAACCCGGCAAGGCTTCCTGGAGTTTGTCCCGGATGGACTTGATGTGTACATCCACTCTTCTGAGCCCCTCGTCGGGGTCCTCAAAGGGCCAAAGCCGCTGGAAAATCTGCCGTCGGCTAATGACCTGGTTCCGGTTCATGGCCAGGTACCAGAGTAGTTCGAATTCCTTGGGCGTCATGGGGATTACCCCGCGCTCGGTACTCACCTTACGTTGGGTGTAGTTTAGGGTCAAACCCGGCAATCGAATGACTTCCTCCGGCGGGGACTTCGGAGTCGCTCGCCGCAGTACCGATTGCACCC contains:
- a CDS encoding cell wall metabolism sensor histidine kinase WalK, which encodes MNSIFGKTFVSHLVVVLVTLLLILALFPTFFAQIFLQKRQEQLANMGSRIAEVLATEGAGASTALLRSLHGVSGAEIWVVNSQGKVLTASVVQRINQSLSETSRRRLIQNTTQVQRQFGEGFRSPMMVVAQPTGPIELPWGTASHVLLFTPMQEIDALVKQTVRKLALLALPPVLCIVLVVAWFMSRRLTKPLVAISNTVQAIGRGQLGAQISCPDRGEIGLLAQGVNNMSRELARLFSSLSEEKQRTESIIAHMSEGVLSIDLQQEEALYNHEAASALGLPWDHTQTLDRCRSTELFLTLRDKEVISIIEATIEKGTIQRQRLQLQNNRTFQITASPLQAPDKVAKGAVVLLSDISQQHRFEASQREFFASISHDLRTPLTVLRGLLQAIKDQLITDPEELAKHIDAMYSQVLHLIALTSTLLEVARLDMESTQLNRVQVSLGELVDQNTVLLEPMLKERDVSISVEDMEQLPRLFLDPEKIGRVLYNLLENAILHSPPGGTVVVDWKREGPYLELAVSDEGPGIPPGDEQRIFQPFHKGTLDRSRSSTSPGLGLTIAKKFVELHGGMIWAYNKPLQGATFVIRLPIGDGQ
- a CDS encoding LamG domain-containing protein, producing MATFDGRSMALYVNGELDGQPVQVSDLQTDEHTTIGFSKQKGQYSNGDMGRIRVLQRAMAASEVQVEYQLFRATFP
- a CDS encoding response regulator transcription factor is translated as MGGASMRRILVVEDNWAVCEVIRLYLTRAGFEVHCVGDGPSALKMLEEPWDLVLLDLMLPGIPGEEICRRIRNKSDLPVIMLTAKTAYEDRIKGLAMGADDYIIKPFNPQEVVARVQSVLRRATPKSPPEEVIRLPGLTLNYTQRKVSTERGVIPMTPKEFELLWYLAMNRNQVISRRQIFQRLWPFEDPDEGLRRVDVHIKSIRDKLQEALPGCDYIKTVRGIGYRFEVEQ